In Leptotrichia sp. OH3620_COT-345, one DNA window encodes the following:
- a CDS encoding Rid family detoxifying hydrolase — translation MKKIPEAVGPYSAFRIVGDFMYISGQLGINPETQNIDSDTVEGQAKQALENMKAILENNGFTMANVIKTTVLLDKISDFVPVNNIYAEYFEAPYPARSAFEVAKLPKGALVEIEAIAYIK, via the coding sequence ATGAAAAAAATACCTGAAGCGGTAGGACCTTATTCAGCATTCAGAATTGTAGGAGATTTTATGTATATATCCGGGCAGTTGGGAATAAATCCTGAAACTCAAAATATTGATTCGGATACAGTTGAAGGGCAGGCAAAACAAGCTCTGGAAAATATGAAAGCAATATTGGAAAATAACGGATTTACAATGGCAAATGTAATAAAAACAACTGTACTGCTTGACAAAATATCTGATTTTGTCCCTGTAAACAACATATATGCAGAATATTTCGAAGCACCTTATCCTGCGAGATCAGCTTTTGAAGTAGCTAAATTACCTAAAGGAGCTCTTGTTGAAATAGAAGCTATAGCTTATATTAAATAA